CAGAATCTCCGTATGCAGCGACTTTATCGAGACAAGCCTTGCGATCTCGGCGATCAGGCCGCGAGGTACGACGCTCCTCGCCCCCTCTGATTCTAGCCTTATGGCAGTCTGTGCCGAACGTATGATCCCGTTCGCGACAACGGCTGTCTGGGAATCTGATTCAAGGCGCCAACCCAGGCCGCAGCCCGACAAACCATCGATGCCGGGGAACCATGCGCCCAACGCCTTGGGTCTTTCGGGCGTGCGTGAGGATGACGCATCGATTGCCTCGACGAGCGCCGGCGATTCAATCCGCTCCGCATGCATCGCGGGCCTTGCCTCTGTCATGGAGATTTCAGGGGTCGACGAACTCGAAGCCCCATCGAACGAGAAGAGATCGGAAATACCGCCGTTGATCGTAAAATCAACGTCGAACTTGTTGTCCGTGCCCACGCCGGCGATGATCTCATAGCCACGTGAAATATTTTCCTCCTCTTTTGCGTCTGAAATATCCGGAGGCTCCTCGCTCGCCGATGGAACAGCGACCGCCGCGACAGCTGCAGGGGCGTGCTGCGTCTTTTTTGCGACGAGAGTTGAAACGGCCGGCAGGGTCTCTTCCGATGTGAAGGCGCGCGCTATCTCGGCCGACACCAAGGCCATGGCAGCCACAGCATCGGCATGGGCGAAGATCGCAGCAGGGGAACGGCTCAGCTCCCTCTCCGCCGGAGCTGCGGCCAAGAGGTTCAAACTCCTGTTATTGGAGAAAAGCGAAGCGCCCAGCGCAATCCGCGAACCTGCCAAGGCAAAGCCCGAGCCCGACAGCACAGACCCTGCCATCGGCCTGCAGCCATAGGTGAAGGCTGAAGACAAAATACCGGGCTGTACGATCAGTGCCATCCCCTCCCCTTTCCACCCACCTTATCGGCAAGCAGGAGTCGATGTTGCGCGGAAGATGAAAAAATATCGAAAAATTATGGCCGATCAATACCACAGCGATATCAAATGGTTAGGCCCATAGCCCGCTCCAGCAGCCTCTCTCCCGCCACTTGTGCCGATCCCCTCGATCATCTAGTTTGAACATGTATGGAATGGTTCACGATGCACAGGTGGTCGCCTTACGTTGTGGGCGCGGGTATCGGGGTGATCTCCTGGATATCGTTTCTCATCTCCGACAAACCGATCGGCGTATCGACCGCATTCGCGCGCACGACCGGCATGATACTCAAACGTTTCCACGCGGAGAAGGTCGAGCAGAACAGATTCTTCCGCGAGATCGAGCCGAAGGTGGATTGGCAGTGGATGCTCCTCGTGGGCATCATCATCGGCGCCGCGATATCGTCCCTGCTCTCGGGCGAGTTCAATCTCTCATGGGTGCCGCAGAGGTGGTCCCTCAAGTTCAGCTCGGCCACATTCCCGCGCCTGATCGCCGCGTTCGCAGGGGGGACGATCATGGGGCTGGGCGCGCGCTGGGCAGGCGGCTGCACCAGCGGCCACGGGATAAGCGGCGTGTTTCAGCTCGCGGTCTCGAGCTGGATCGCCATACTGTGCTTCTTCCTCACAGGCACGATCACCGCGATCATGCTCTTATAGGAGTCGGGAGATGTTGGTTTCTCTTCACACAAAGCGCGCGCTGCAGCTGGTGCTGGGGCTGCTGATAGGGATCTGCATCGGTTTCCTGCTGCAGAAGGGCGGCGCGACCGACTACAACGTCATAACCGGACAGCTCATGCTGCTCGACTTCACCATCCTCAAGATCATGCTCTCCGCAGTGGTCGTCGGGATGATCGGCGTATACGGGCTCAGGGAGTTGGGCCTCGTGAGGCTCCACATCAAGTCAGGGTCGGTCGGCAGCACCATAATCGGAGGTCTGATATTCGGCGTCGGTTTCGCGATCCTGGGGTACTGCCCGGGGACGATCGCAGGCGCCGTCGGCTCCGGGTCGCTCGATGCGTTGTTCGGCGGAATGCTGGGTATCCTCACGGGCTCCGGCATCTTCGCGTTCATCTACGACAGGCTCGACAAGGAGATGCTGAACATCGGCCGCTTCGGGCCGATCACAATACCGCAGCTCTTCCGCGTGAACCCCTGGCGCGTGATAATACCGCTGGCCCTCATCATCCCGTGCTTCATGCTGGCCCTGGAGATATTCGGGCTGTGAAGATATGACCCCCTTCAATTTGATCAACGTTATCATAGACTTAAATTATTCAAAAATATGACAACTTTGTTTGGCCGCATCCGATAAGCAGATACCTAACTTCATCCGGGCTGGAGGCGCATTCGATGACAAGACTGTTCGGCGTCAGTTCCTTCATGTTGATGATGCCCATGGATCCCCCTTCAACCGGGGCGGGCGGAATAAAAACACCCCTGGTCTCTTCGACCCCTCCTGCGGTCCCTGCCTCGGCATTTGAAAAGCTGGAGAAGGGCCTCAAGGAGGCAAGCTCAGGGATCAGAAATCTGTCCAGCGCATATGATCTGGCGACCGACGGCCTGATGGGCATCAAGTCTGAGATGGAAATTCTCAAGAGGGATCTGGGCGGCGAGCGCGACAGGGCAAGGAACTTGGAGAGGATACTGCAGGAGGAGCGCAGACAAAGCACGCTCCTGAGGAATACGATCTCCGGCAACGAGATGGAGGCCGCTAAAAGAGAGCAACGCATACGGGAACTCACGCAGAGAGTCGGCGCACTGGAGGAAATCGAACGCCGGATGTCCGAGTCCTCGATGCTCGCCAAGCGGTCTTTTGACGAGCAGGCGTCAAAGGTCGAGTCTCTTCTCGCCGTCATCGACGAGGCCAAGGCGGGAGCGGTCGGGATATTCTCACAGGTCGACGAGGCCTCGAACATGGTGGCGGGCGCGCATCAGGCGATAACGGCGCTCCATGATTCGCTGGTTCCGCTGTTCGGTGCGGACAGCCCGGTCGTGACCAAAGTGAAGGAGCAGGCCGCGGCTATCGGCAGCGCGGCCGCATCGATCGATCAGCTGCGCGGCAGAAAAGCGGAGCTGGCCGACCTTCTCAGGATCGAGGGCAGCAAGGCAGGTCTCATAGACCTCAGGGCGCTGCGCAAGATCATGCCCCTGCTTGACGAATCATCCTTCGAGCCCACGAAGATCCTCTCCGAGCAGATCCTGCTGAGGCTATCCGCAAGGCTTATCACGATGTTCAATAATATAGACAAAGAAGAGACAACCAGGAGACTCAACGCCTTCCTCGAAGCCGCATCCATCCTGCTGGTTAGAAACGATATCCCGGGCTCGGTAAATACCGTCTATGAGGCGATATCCTCTTTCGTTGATCTCCGAGTGCCTGCACAGGACTGCCGCGGCCTTTTCTACCAGATGATCAGGGTAGCGAACATGCTCAAGGCCGGCCGAAATCTGGACAACATATCCGCCATATTCTCTGAAATCGAGTTCCAGGGCTGGTATGTTTCAGACAGTGAAATCCGCGCCCGAAAGATGATGTCGCGATACGAGATCGACGCGATAGAGGGCAACACACTCATCGAATTCAAGACTGTCTGGTTCGGAGACATGTTCGGCAAATATCTTGCCGAGCTTCTTGCGAATGCGGACAAGGGATCGATCGCTCTCATCAGGGACGTCTGCGACGTGCAGAACAACGTGGGCCATGCCGGACACGCGGCAAAGGTGGCGAATCAGTTTATAAGGTACAAGCAGATCATGGACACGGGTCCGGCGAATTCCCTTGAGCTCCACATAACCTCTTACAGTCAAGTGCCGAATAAGATCCTCACGGCGCTGTACGATTTCTTCGGAAGGGAGCGGCTGAAGGTCTTCTGGTATGATAACGTATTGGGCAACAATCCCATGCCGCTCGCTCCGAAGGATGAGGCG
The nucleotide sequence above comes from bacterium. Encoded proteins:
- a CDS encoding YeeE/YedE thiosulfate transporter family protein, with the translated sequence MEWFTMHRWSPYVVGAGIGVISWISFLISDKPIGVSTAFARTTGMILKRFHAEKVEQNRFFREIEPKVDWQWMLLVGIIIGAAISSLLSGEFNLSWVPQRWSLKFSSATFPRLIAAFAGGTIMGLGARWAGGCTSGHGISGVFQLAVSSWIAILCFFLTGTITAIMLL
- a CDS encoding YeeE/YedE thiosulfate transporter family protein, whose protein sequence is MLVSLHTKRALQLVLGLLIGICIGFLLQKGGATDYNVITGQLMLLDFTILKIMLSAVVVGMIGVYGLRELGLVRLHIKSGSVGSTIIGGLIFGVGFAILGYCPGTIAGAVGSGSLDALFGGMLGILTGSGIFAFIYDRLDKEMLNIGRFGPITIPQLFRVNPWRVIIPLALIIPCFMLALEIFGL